A single window of Pseudomonadota bacterium DNA harbors:
- a CDS encoding acyl-CoA dehydrogenase family protein — protein sequence QKRKYVPLLCNGEYSAGSFGLTESMAGSDLGGMKTSAVKEGDCYRLNGSKIFITSAEYAGVIIVWAVTNRKIQRTRRISAFLVEKDTPGLSIGKAEEKMGQRGSATNEVILDDCLVPAENLLGSEGDGFRIALMALDGGRIGIGSMAIGIGLEAMDYARDYSRERMQFDQPIASFQAVQWQLADRYAELQSAHLMVLLAASLKQQKKPFTREASMGKLLATEGANKACYSAVQILGGNGYIAEYPVERLYRDARVTTIYEGTSEIQRLVIARHILGEF from the coding sequence CAGAAGCGTAAATATGTGCCGCTCCTGTGTAATGGTGAGTATTCCGCCGGTTCTTTTGGCCTGACGGAATCCATGGCCGGCTCCGACCTTGGGGGAATGAAGACCTCGGCAGTCAAGGAAGGTGATTGCTATCGACTGAACGGCAGCAAGATATTTATTACCAGTGCTGAGTATGCCGGAGTGATTATTGTCTGGGCGGTCACCAATAGAAAAATTCAGCGAACCCGCAGGATCAGTGCCTTTCTGGTGGAAAAAGATACTCCGGGATTGTCGATCGGTAAAGCGGAAGAAAAAATGGGACAGCGGGGGTCAGCTACCAACGAAGTTATTCTAGATGATTGCCTGGTACCGGCGGAAAATCTGTTGGGCAGTGAGGGCGACGGTTTCAGGATTGCCTTGATGGCTCTGGATGGCGGGCGTATCGGTATTGGTTCCATGGCCATCGGTATCGGCCTGGAGGCCATGGACTATGCCAGGGATTACTCTCGTGAAAGGATGCAGTTTGATCAGCCCATTGCCTCTTTTCAGGCAGTTCAATGGCAGCTTGCCGACAGATATGCCGAATTGCAGAGTGCCCATCTGATGGTTTTGCTGGCAGCTTCGTTAAAGCAGCAGAAAAAACCTTTTACCAGGGAAGCCTCCATGGGCAAGCTGCTGGCCACTGAAGGGGCTAACAAGGCCTGTTACAGTGCGGTTCAGATCTTGGGGGGTAACGGTTATATTGCCGAATATCCGGTTGAGCGACTCTATCGGGATGCCCGGGTAACTACCATCTATGAGGGAACTTCAGAGATACAGCGTCTGGTTATTGCCCGTCATATTCTTGGTGAGTTTTAA